A segment of the Devriesea agamarum genome:
GAGTGCTGGCAATTGAGCTGGTGGCGGCAGCGCGCGGGATGGATATGCGCTCGCCGCTCGCTCCGTCGCCCGCCACCGAAGCGGCCCTTAACCTGCTGCGCACGAGCGTGCCCGGCCCAGGGCCGGACCGTTTCCTCGCCCCGGATCTCGCATCCGCTGAATCGCTGCTGGCCACTGGTCGTCTGCTCGCTGAGGTGGAGCGGGTGCTCGGTCCTTTGGCTTAGACAGGTGTGCGGCGCGGGGTCGCCGGTGCCCGGGTCCTTTCGTGGACCCGGGCGGTTAGGGCATCTGGACTAACAAGGACGGGTGTTCGCGTGGGGCTGGAGCTGTGTGGTGTTCGCCTGATCGTGATTTGAATCAGGCCCTGCTGCTGCGCTGTGTCCGTCGGGTTAGTTGGTGGCTCCGGGTCGCCATTGGCGCAGGCGTTCGCGTTGGGTTATTACCGAGATGGCGGTCATGGCGAGGGCTGCGAGCAGGGGTAGTACGGTGGTGGCGATGACGTAGCCCGGCGGGAAGTAGCCGTTGATTGGTGGGAGGGTGAAGGGCAGTGTGGTCCAGTAGGCAACACCGATCCCAACCCCGATGGCGATGCACATTGGGATAAGGACTCGCGCCAGACTGATACTGATCAGCACGCCTGGTTTTGGACTCCACATGCTTAGCACGCCGGTACGGTCGCTAGAAGTACGAGAATCTCCGAGGATGCTGCCGCTGATCGCCAAAGCGAGCATAACTGCGGCTAAGGTTCCGTAAAACGGTAGCCAGCGCGCCTGCTCTAGGCGGCTATCTGAAAGGGCGCGTGCCTCTTGACCGGGGTCTGTGAGACCTGGTCCCGGAATGATGTGGCGGACAAGTTGCTGGCGAAAATGCTCGAATGGAATGGGCTGTTCGTTTAGGGATGTGAGGTAGTATGAAGCACTTCCTAGGTAATTGTGGTGATCTTTATGAGGAATTAAAGGGTCTTCAACGATGACTTCAAGCTTGGAAAATCCGTCGTTCGTGACGATGAGTTCTACTTCTCGGGACTTGGGAAATTGATCAACGGTGAGAGTGGTGTTCTGGCAGCTGAACACGATTTTCTGGAGTGTTGGGCACGTGCCGGTAATGATCGCATCTCCAGGGCGCTTCTGGGAGTCGGGCCGTTCAATTTTAAGGTAACCAAAGCGGTCATCGATCATTGCACGCAATGTTGTTTGAAGCTGGGGAATATTTTCCCACTCAACACGAGCGATGGTCCCACGGGAGAGATTTTCCTGGGTCAGTGCATGTTCTTCTGCGGTGTCGGTCATTGTGCTCATCACCATCACATGGCCAGTGAGAACGATGACCAGGGTCATGGCTGCTGTGAGTCGGCGAGTCGACTTTGCACCGTTAAGAACTTGGCGACCCCCGATGAGTAGGCCGGTGGCTCCGGTGTGGCGACCTATGGTCACAAGGACTCGGGCCGCGCCCGCGCAAAGGGATCCGATGAATGAGGGAATTGTTAATGCAACGAAAAAGATCCCCGTATAAGCAATCAGTGTGCGGGCGTAGTTGTCGGTGTGTTTCAGACTCCAGGTCACGAGCGTAACTAGTAAAAAACACGCGATGGGAAGTGCGGCGAGTTTCCACCAACGCTCGCGAAATGGCTTTCCGTGAAGGCGTGTGGACATGGCTGCTAGGCGGGTGCGATTAGTCCACCACACAATCCCGAAGCTGGTCATCCCTCCGAGTGCATAGAACCCGATAAGTAGGGGCAAGTTGGCCCGCATGTCCGCAGAGAGAATGGGGTAGCTGACATACGGTAGACGGACGTCAACTAAGCAGATGGTCGCTAGCACGGCGGTGGCAGCTAAGGCCCCCACCAACATGGGGCGTCGAGTAGCGCCAGCCACGAATGCCCTGCGTTGCGCCGCGTTGGCCCCCAGGATCGTCATGACAACTTGTTGTCGGTCGCGCTTTGAGGAACCGACGCGTGCGCCGGCGAGCATTAAGATGGTGGCGGGAAGGATCAAGAAGATAATCGCTAAACCGAGCGGTGTTTCAACCGGTGGAATCGAACTTATTCCTCCCGCATCTGCACTATTGAATGGCGAGATATCTGTAGGGGGCTTCCGGCCATTCAGGGGGTGCGCGGAAGATTCGTCGAAAGTTCCTGCTCGAGGTCGTATGTAGGCCAGTTTTTCGTCCGGTGAGATGAGCCCTTCGCGACCGATGGTTCCCGGTGCCCGTGTGCCATATCGTTGAACAGTAGTGTCACCTTCAGGGGACGCGGCTAAGGCGGGAGATAGCAGCACCTCGCCCGGTTCGGGCCACGAAGAGAGCCCAGGGGGTAATACTGAGTTAGGCCCCGGCGCGATAATCATCGCGATGAACGATGAATTAAGCGCGGTTACGTTTATGATTTTTAGCGCTCCCTCACCGGGAAGGGCGTAGCCTGCGGTGATGTCTGGGGACCTTTTGTAGTCTCGTTCAAGTCCTTCTTGGTATGCCGCCAAAATGATGCCGATAGCTGCGTAGGACAGGATCAGGAAGAACGTGGCCAAGGCGAGCAGGATTGAGGGTATGTGTCGGTCGGGGCGGGAGCGGTGGATGGTGCGCCCCAGGGTGTACCAGTAGCGTCGGTCTTCCCGGGCCGAGCGGGTTGCTGTTTTGGATGCCGCCTGGGGGTGATGTTTGGTTGCGGTGTTCATAGGGCATTGAGGTGGGCCGGGCCGTCTTCGGATGGCACAAGTTGGTAGACCGCGTCGGCTCGGTGTCCGAGGTCGAGGTCGTGGGTGACCATGAGGACTGCGCTTCCCCAACGCTCGGGGATGGACAGTATTAGATCCCCGACCATGTCTCGGAATTCGGTGTCGAGGGATCCGGTGGGTTCGTCGGCCAGCACAAGCTGGGGTTTGGTGATTAGCGCCCGGGCGATGGCTACGCGCTGTCGTTCGCCGCCGGATATGTCGCGGGTGAGGATGCCTGTGGTGGGAAGGGAAAGATCCTCGAGAAGTTTTTTAGCGGCGTCGAAAGCTTCGGTTCTGCTGGACCCGGACAGCAGAGCGGCTACTGCGACGTTCTCGATGGGTTCAAGTTCATCGATCAGTTCGCCGTGTTGGAACACCATGGAGACAGTGTGTCTTAGGTATTCCTGTTTTTGTTGCTTAGACATTTTCGAGACATCATCGCCATTGACTGTGATGACTCCTGTCGAGGGCTTAACGAGGCCGAGGATCGCGGATAGGAGGGATGATTTGCCGGACCCGGAACGCCCGATAATCGCAGCGCTTGTGCCTGGTTCCAGGTGCAAACTCGCCTTGTCGACGACAAGGCGGCGCCCATACTTAAGAGAAACTTCATCAACTTTCAGCACCGGCGCCGCATCCTGTCTCGGTGTGGAGTTCTTTGTGGCTTGGGGATGGCCCACGAAGCAGGCTGCTGCGACTTCGCGGGTCGTACCACCTAGCGTGACATGAGGGATTAACGAGTGATGCCGCCATCAGGGTAGAACATCCGACCTCTAGGGGCTTGCGAGTGAGCTTTCGCTTTGCTACCCGTACCATGAGTGCATGTCGGACTTCATCGCCCGTATTCCGCAGGAGCTGCGTGCCGTGGGCGCCTCAACCGTATGGCGGCTGGTGTTCGTGGCGGTGGCTATTGTGGCCAACGTCGGTTTTTACCTGCCTAAGGTGCCTGCGGTTCCGGGCGGCCTCACTATTCCGGGCTTGGACAAAGTTGTTCATGGTGTGGTGTTTGCGCTCACGGCGTGGGCTTTGCTGAGGATTCTTGCGCCGCGTCGTCGGTTCCCGGCGGGCTGGGTGGTGTTGCTGCTGCTGTGTCATGCGGGGGTTATCGAGTTGGTTCAGGGGTGGCTGTTGTCGGGGCGTTCGGCGGATGCTTGGGATGTTCTTGCCGATGTGGTCGGCATTGTGGTGGGAGTTGTCGGATGGCGTTTTGAGCAGGTGCGGCAGTGTTCGACCGAGTGGTCAGATATCCGCGAGTGACCGTGTCTGAAGCTGTGGAAATCCATATGTTTTGCGGGAGTGACGCCGTCACGTGACGTAAAGTTGCGGTATGTTGCTGTGGTGAACTGCAACAATTGCTGGGATAAACGCAGTTCTTTGGTGCGGAGTTCGGGGTACCTTTGATGGTTGCCTGAGCGCCAAATTTGGGTTGTGTTGGTAGGTACTGGTGTGCGTGCGGCGTACCCTGGTGGCTGACCTAGCGGTAGTTGAACAATGAGTCATCATTGAGGAAAGGACCCATCACGTGTCCTCGGAAGATGCCCATCCCCACGTGGGAGACCGGACACGCCATAGCCTGGCAGAACTTCTGATCTCCTGCGACGACCTGGACTTTAGCGTGGAGGGGGACGGCCATGACCGCGCGCTGAGAATTGCGCCCGTCGATGCTGCCCGCCTTGCCGCAAGACTAATGGACCAGGTTGCCGAGGCGATGGCGCAGCAGTATGAGATCCAACCTCCCGGCGCAGCCAAAGTGGCGACTCTGCGTCCGATCCCGTCACCACTGGACCTAGCGAAAACTCCGAGCCGCCACCGAACCCCGGGCTCTGACCAGGCGCAAGGCAAACATCACGACGATGATGCGCACGCTCCCTCGCCACTGGACCTCATGAAGGCGCTGGAAGAAAGCATCCGCCCCCGGGACGGACACCTACCGCCCAGCGCAAACTCCGGCGATGCGCACCAGCCCACCACGGCCCTCGGTGATGAACGCCCGAATCCCTTCAACAAGGCGTCGCACCCTGTGCTGGTGCGCAGTCCGCAGCGATCAGCCGCCCACGACGGTGCCCAGCGGTACGCCACCATTGAAAGCGGTGGCGAACTCACATTCCGCCGCACCGACCACATCGTGCCCCCGGAAAACCTGTACCGAGGTTTTGAAATTCTGCCCGGCGCCAGGGAATACGCTGACCGCTGCGGTTTCACCCTCGACCAAGTCGTCGAAGCGGCCTGCGAACCTGACGAAGAATGGCTATCGGATCGAGGTAGCGCGGATTACCGTCTCAAAGGGGATGTCTGCGCGGTCGTCGCCCACGACACTGGGTCGATCCTGTCCGTCTATTCCCGCTCCCGAGCCCTGCGTGACCAAGCCAGAGCTGAATCCACCGGTGTGCAGGTTGTCAGACGCTCTTACTCCGGAGGCCCCGGAAACCGTTATCCCACGACCAACTCTGATCTCATTGCTCGTTTGCGTCGGGCAGGGTTCGACGTGTCCTGGGGCAAGGGACATCCGAAAGTCACTCACCCTGATCATCCTGGCGAATCCATGCCGTTCCCGCTGACGCCCTCGGATGCGCGCGGAATGCGCAACACCGTCACCGACCTCAACCGCATCTTCGGGGTTGATCTTCGCGACGTCTAAGCCCGACGATCACGAACCATCGGTGTATCTGCTGTTCAAAGGCCGCAGCTCACCCCTGAACCCTGCAAAGCTTTCGACCCCGAAGGGCCGGCCTGCAAAGGCGTCTATCCTTTGCGCCCGGCCCGGTTCAGCCGCACCAGCAAGTACAGGAAATAGGGTGCGCCGATGACCGCGGTCGTGGTACCAGCAGGCAACTGCATTGGAGCGATCACAGTTCGCCCGATCACGTCGGCAACCACCACGAGCAGCGCGCCCAAAGCCGTTGCAAGAATCAGCAGCGGACGGTGCCGGGGGCCGACCAGCATTCGCGCAGCGTGAGGGGCGACGAGACCGACGAACGAGATCACCCCGACCACCGCGGTCGCAGTCGCTGCTAAGACCACTGCGAGAACGAGCGTCACCCAGCGCAAGGCACCCACCCGAACCCCGAGCACCCGCGGAGTGGTGGGGTCCAGCTGAACCAGGTCGAGCGCACGAGCAATGCCAAACGCGACAGCCACACCGATGGCAAGAACCACAGCGGCCACAATTACCCGGATTCCACTGGCACCGTACGAGGAACCAGAGAGCCAGGTCAACGCTTTGGCCTGATCCCACGGGTCAGTTCCCACGATGATCAGGGTGGTAATCGACAGAGCTGCGGTACCGACCCCAAGGCCAACTAATACCAAACGGGTGCTGCCGTCGCCGCCTCCGCTCACCCCAAGGCCCAGCACAATCGCCGCGGCAATAGCAGCCCCGATCAACGCACCGGTGATCACACCGCTGAAACCCGCAGACGGAACCAGAATGAGGGAGGTGATCGCACCGGTGCCTGCGGCCGCGCTCACCCCGAGCAGACTCGGATCCGCGAGGGGGTTGCGGGTTGTGGCCTGGACCAGCGCCCCGGAGAGCGCAAGCAGTCCTCCGGCCAGAGCCGAGACTCCCACCCGAGGCCACCGAGAATCGAGGATTAACTCGATGCGTCCGCTGGCCTGTCCTCGCAGCCAATTCACCACGTCACCGAGCAGAAGTTTCGCATCGCCCAGCAAAACCGCGATGAGGATCGCGACCACGGCTAACGCAATGCCGAGCGCAACGGTGCGTCGTGGCCCCCACCAGCGGTTGGTGGGCAGACCGCGAGAAGCTAGCAGCGCCGCCGAGTCTAAACCGACTGGACGCGCCCGCCCGAGCACGACCGCCAGCACAACCATCACCACGGCGCCAATCAAACTGGTGGCCACCCCGGTGGGTACTTCGAGTGCGCCCATAGCCCCAAGACCTGCCCGCAGGCCGACGTCGGCGCCGATTGAGATGAGCGTTCCCAGCAGCGCCGAGACGATAAAGAGCGGCGCGGTCAGCCGGAGCATCCGCAGCCGGGGGGCGAGCAGCCGTGCGACGACGGGGGCGACCAGACTGACAAAACCGAGTGGTCCCACCACGCTGACCGCCGCCGCGGCCAACAGCACCGCGCAGACCACGCTGATTGAACGCAGCAGCCCGACCCGGACGCCGAGCGTGCGCGCCGCGTCCTCTCCGAGTGACAGCACATCGAGCTGCCGAGACAGCAGGAAGATGACCGCGGCCACGACGATGGCTAGCGGAGTGATGCGGGCTAGCGGTCCCATACTGGACTGTGAAAGGGTCCCCGATGCCCACGCGTATAGCCCGGTGGTGCGCTCGGTGTTGAGCAGGATCAGCAGGCCGGTCAGGGAGGTGAGTCCCATGGTGAGGACGGTGCCGCCGAGCACCAGCCGCAGCGGGTCGCGGGCGCCGCGGGCGAGCATCATGACGATAAGAGCCGCAGCCATGCCGCCGCCGAAGGCGAGGATGGTCCCGCCGAGGGTTCCGACCCCGAACCCGGCCACCGCAGCGACGGTCAGGCAGAAATACGCTCCGGCATTGATCGCCAGGGTGTCGGCTGATGCCAGCGGGTTGCGCGAGAGACTCTGGAGGAGCGCACCTGACAGTCCGAGCATCGCCCCTACGATGATCCCGGCGAGCAGCCGGGGCACGCGGGTGGTGGTGATGATCGTGCTGGTCTGGGCGTCGGCAGTGCCCGTCAGGGTTTGCACCACGTCATTCCATCCGAGGTCAGAGGTGCCCTGGGAAAGGTGCACGATGCTGAGCGGAATGATCGCCAGTGTCAGCAGGGCAACGACCAGCACAAAGGGTATGAGCTCTCCCCGGCGCCGCGCCGGGTGATGATTGCGTCGCGCCGGGTGGTGGTCAGGGCGGCCGGTCTGGCCGCCTGTGGGTCGCACCGGGCTCGAGCACTGCGTGAGACCAGCTGAGCGGATGGAATCGGAGGGGTTGGTCAGGTTAGCTGCGGCGGCTGCGCTCACGCGTAGACGCCTACCAGCTGATCGATGAACATGCTCAAAGGCTTCGGGCCGCCGTAAATCCAAAGGCCCTGGGCTACGGGGTGGACGTCACCGCGTTTGACCGCGGGAATTGAGGTCCACACCGCGTTTTTGCTCAGATCGTTCTTGACGGGGTCGTTTGTCGGATCGGCCCAGTAAAAGATGCGGGTGTTCTCGGGAATCTTGGTGAGTGCTTCCAGATCCAAGGTGCCAAGGCCCCAGCCGTCGTCCCCCGGCTCATTCCACGCGTTCTTAAGTCCCGCTTTATTGGCGGCGGCTCCGGGCAGCGATCGGTTTCCATGCACGCGGAAGGTCACCTGACCACCGGTCACATAGGGGTAGATAAACAGGTAGGGCTGGTCAGCTGCGGGCGTGAGCTTGGCCTTCACCTGGTCGAGATGCTTGTCAAAGGCTGCGAGGTTTTCCTCGGCTTGAGCTTTCTTCCCGACGACTTCGCCGGTCACCAGGTGGTTTTGACGCATGAGGTCCAGGGGGCGGGTGGCATCGGCACCCTTCAGCAGCAACACCGGCGCGATCTTGCCCATTTGGTCCAGAGCATTGTCGGGAATAGATGCGTCGATTCCGAGAATGAGATCGGGGGCGAGCGCCGCCACCGCGTCGATACTCGGGGTGGTGCGCAACCCGACATCTTTCATCCCCGCAGGCAGAGGGTTAGCTTTGCCCGCCCACTCGCCGTAGCCCTTGATATCGGTGATGCCGATCAGCGGGCCGCCGACAGACAGCACGTCGTCGACGCTGCTCCATTCGAGCGCGACAACCTTGGTGGCGGGCTTGGGAAGGGTGACATCTTTGCCTTTGACATCCTCCACAGTGATGGGTCCGCCTCCGCTACTGGATGCGGCAGGCGCATCCTTGGCAGGTTCGGTAGTGCCGCAGGCGGCAAGTCCGAGGCCGAGCAACGGAACGGTGGTGCCAAAGCGGATGAGAGAGCGGCGGGACAGTGACATGGTGCCTCCAGGGCTACGAGTGGGGGAGAGGGGATACGTGCAATGGGTTGTAATGCAGTCGTTAACGGTGCGCTGACCTGCTCAAAGTGCGGTTGTCGGTGTGGTTTAGTTCATGCGGCACCGAGTGTGGCGGCATGCTGAGCGGTGGGGGTGTTGTCGTCGAGATGGGCGAGGGCACCGAGCAGGTCGATGCGCAGCAGGCCGGTGGTTTCGTGGGTGCTGACGTCGACGTCGACGCCGTACACCTCCCGAAGGCGGTCAGCCGTAAGGACCTCGCGGGGGGATCCGGTGGCGACGACCCGCCCCTCGCACAGTAGGACGATGTCGTCGGCGACAGCGGCGGCTTGTTGCAAGTCGTGCAAAACAATGCCGACAGCCAGGTGACGGCTGCGGGCGAGGGAACGGACCAGGCGCAGGAGCTCAACTTGGTGGCGCAAGTCGAGGTGGTTGGTGGGTTCGTCCAACAGCAGGATGTCGGTGTCTTGGGCGAGGCATGAGGCCAGCCAAACCCGCTGCATCTGGCCACCGGACAGGGTGTCAACGGGGCGGTGAGAAAGATCGGTGAGTCCGGTTGCCTCGAGCGCGCCGGCGATGGCGGCAGGTCCGTGTGGGTCGCGGGAGGTGAAGCGGGAGCGGTGCGGGTGCCGTCCGAATGCGACGACGTCTTGGACGGTGAAACCGCCCGGGGTGGGGCGGTTTTGTGAGAGCAGTGTTAAGTGGGTGGCGAGTTCGCGCGGCGAGAGGTCGCTAATGCTGCGTCCGCCGAGTTCAACGCGACCTGTCTGGGCTCGGTGCAGGCCTGACATGGCGCGCAGCAGCGTGGATTTTCCACTTCCGTTGGGCCCGATGAGGACCGTGACTCGGCCGCGCTGGATGCTGGCGTCGACGTCGTGAACAACTCGGGTGCCGTCGTAGGCCAGGCATACCGAGCGCGTGCCGAGGGGGGTTTCGGAGGTCTGTTCACCCGTGGACGGGGCAGATTGGGCCGCATTGTGCGCCTGCGCTGAGGCGCGGTCGCGCGACGGCTCAGAATTCCGAAACATTGTCATCACGGAAACGAAATTAGGGCCACCTTAGTTTCTGCGCAAGCACTGGGTCACTGAGGTGGGACGGATCACTTAAGGCCCCGGGGTGCATGTGGTGCGTGTGGGGCATGCGGGGCGTCGGGTGTGGGTTATGCGCTCGCGGTGGCGGTATCGCTGAGGTTCGATGCAGCTTTTGCCTGACGACGGGCGAGCAGCAGTCGGGCCGAATCGCTTGCGACCCACAGGGATGCCCCGAGCATGATCGCGTCCTTAATGACTAGGCGTCCTGCTCCGGACAGGAACGGGAAGCCGTGGGTTTCGGCACCGAGGTTGGGTA
Coding sequences within it:
- a CDS encoding ABC transporter ATP-binding protein encodes the protein MLKVDEVSLKYGRRLVVDKASLHLEPGTSAAIIGRSGSGKSSLLSAILGLVKPSTGVITVNGDDVSKMSKQQKQEYLRHTVSMVFQHGELIDELEPIENVAVAALLSGSSRTEAFDAAKKLLEDLSLPTTGILTRDISGGERQRVAIARALITKPQLVLADEPTGSLDTEFRDMVGDLILSIPERWGSAVLMVTHDLDLGHRADAVYQLVPSEDGPAHLNAL
- a CDS encoding VanZ family protein yields the protein MSDFIARIPQELRAVGASTVWRLVFVAVAIVANVGFYLPKVPAVPGGLTIPGLDKVVHGVVFALTAWALLRILAPRRRFPAGWVVLLLLCHAGVIELVQGWLLSGRSADAWDVLADVVGIVVGVVGWRFEQVRQCSTEWSDIRE
- a CDS encoding iron ABC transporter permease; translated protein: MSAAAAANLTNPSDSIRSAGLTQCSSPVRPTGGQTGRPDHHPARRNHHPARRRGELIPFVLVVALLTLAIIPLSIVHLSQGTSDLGWNDVVQTLTGTADAQTSTIITTTRVPRLLAGIIVGAMLGLSGALLQSLSRNPLASADTLAINAGAYFCLTVAAVAGFGVGTLGGTILAFGGGMAAALIVMMLARGARDPLRLVLGGTVLTMGLTSLTGLLILLNTERTTGLYAWASGTLSQSSMGPLARITPLAIVVAAVIFLLSRQLDVLSLGEDAARTLGVRVGLLRSISVVCAVLLAAAAVSVVGPLGFVSLVAPVVARLLAPRLRMLRLTAPLFIVSALLGTLISIGADVGLRAGLGAMGALEVPTGVATSLIGAVVMVVLAVVLGRARPVGLDSAALLASRGLPTNRWWGPRRTVALGIALAVVAILIAVLLGDAKLLLGDVVNWLRGQASGRIELILDSRWPRVGVSALAGGLLALSGALVQATTRNPLADPSLLGVSAAAGTGAITSLILVPSAGFSGVITGALIGAAIAAAIVLGLGVSGGGDGSTRLVLVGLGVGTAALSITTLIIVGTDPWDQAKALTWLSGSSYGASGIRVIVAAVVLAIGVAVAFGIARALDLVQLDPTTPRVLGVRVGALRWVTLVLAVVLAATATAVVGVISFVGLVAPHAARMLVGPRHRPLLILATALGALLVVVADVIGRTVIAPMQLPAGTTTAVIGAPYFLYLLVRLNRAGRKG
- a CDS encoding ABC transporter substrate-binding protein; the encoded protein is MSLSRRSLIRFGTTVPLLGLGLAACGTTEPAKDAPAASSSGGGPITVEDVKGKDVTLPKPATKVVALEWSSVDDVLSVGGPLIGITDIKGYGEWAGKANPLPAGMKDVGLRTTPSIDAVAALAPDLILGIDASIPDNALDQMGKIAPVLLLKGADATRPLDLMRQNHLVTGEVVGKKAQAEENLAAFDKHLDQVKAKLTPAADQPYLFIYPYVTGGQVTFRVHGNRSLPGAAANKAGLKNAWNEPGDDGWGLGTLDLEALTKIPENTRIFYWADPTNDPVKNDLSKNAVWTSIPAVKRGDVHPVAQGLWIYGGPKPLSMFIDQLVGVYA
- a CDS encoding ABC transporter ATP-binding protein; protein product: MTMFRNSEPSRDRASAQAHNAAQSAPSTGEQTSETPLGTRSVCLAYDGTRVVHDVDASIQRGRVTVLIGPNGSGKSTLLRAMSGLHRAQTGRVELGGRSISDLSPRELATHLTLLSQNRPTPGGFTVQDVVAFGRHPHRSRFTSRDPHGPAAIAGALEATGLTDLSHRPVDTLSGGQMQRVWLASCLAQDTDILLLDEPTNHLDLRHQVELLRLVRSLARSRHLAVGIVLHDLQQAAAVADDIVLLCEGRVVATGSPREVLTADRLREVYGVDVDVSTHETTGLLRIDLLGALAHLDDNTPTAQHAATLGAA